The Bradyrhizobium sp. CCGB01 genome segment GGCCGCGACATGGAGCGCGAGGCGGAGGAGCGGTAGACGCGGTGCCGTAGGGCGGGTTAGCCGAAGGCGTAACTCACCACTGTTCGCCTCTGCGAAAGCACAAGAGGTGGGTTACGCCGAGCAGATGCGCTTCGCGCATCTGCAGGGCTAACCCACCCTACGCGCCGCTGAATGGACCGGCGGCCCAAAACTTTACTCCGTCGAGAAGGGCCATCCGCGGCTGCGCCAGCGGCACATCGGCTTTGCGATCGGCGATGCCGAACGGGACGCGTGGATGCTTTGCATGCGCGGCGCGCTGGAGGAGACGGTTGCCGATGCTGCCGCGCGCCAAGACCTCGACCGCGCGCTGTCCGGCCTCGCCGACTGGATGCGCAACAGGTAGCGATGCCGCAGCCCGGATGGAGCCAACGGGGCTACAAAGGCTGCCGCACCGGTCAGATCGACCAGTAATTCGGATGCTGGTACGGCCGCGAGCGGTCGCCCCAGTCGAATTCGTCGCCATCGACCTCGCAGGGGCCGCTGCTCAATTGCTCCGGCGTCAGTTCGACCTGGAAGGCCTGACGTCCCGGATCATATTTCAGCGCGCTCCACTGCACGGGATAATGGTGATGCGTACCGAGCAGCCTGCCGGTCTTGATCACGGCGTAAGCGACCGTTCCACTGACCTTGTCGAGCATCAATCGTTCGATCGTGCCGAGCTTGCTGCCGTCGCACCCATAGACGGCGACGTGCTCGACCCGATCACTGGGAACCATGGTGTGTTGCATGGCGTGCTCCCTGATCTTGTGTGGAGCGGATTATAGGCCCGCGGCCCGGATCAGCGAAGCGACATCCGGGGTCTTCCGACACTTTGTCGCTGCGCTCACCCGGGCTACCGGCTGCGCAGCAACGGCAACTAACCCACCCTGCGCTCCGCAATCCGATCGTTGCATGCATCGAGCGCGGACCGATCGAGCGCTTCTGCGGCAAAGCCAGCCACATAAATCAGTGCCAGGA includes the following:
- a CDS encoding PRC-barrel domain-containing protein; this translates as MQHTMVPSDRVEHVAVYGCDGSKLGTIERLMLDKVSGTVAYAVIKTGRLLGTHHHYPVQWSALKYDPGRQAFQVELTPEQLSSGPCEVDGDEFDWGDRSRPYQHPNYWSI